A window of Festucalex cinctus isolate MCC-2025b chromosome 6, RoL_Fcin_1.0, whole genome shotgun sequence contains these coding sequences:
- the emp1a gene encoding epithelial membrane protein 1, which yields MLMLAGIVVVHLTTIILLLVATIDNAWWTTDVLSTDLWGQWELLNTGWHYTNLKDYPEEYLQAVQATSVLACIFAILALFVFVAQLFTLPKGQRFTFTGVLQLLACLCIMIAASIYTAEFHVVENGAYGHSYILAWISFVLTLLLAITYLVLRKKSE from the exons ATGTTGATGCTGGCTGGAATCGTTGTTGTGCATCTTACCACCATTATCCTGCTCCTCGTTGCTACCATTGATAAT GCCTGGTGGACTACCGATGTGTTGTCGACTGACTTGTGGGGACAATGGGAGCTGCTCAACACAGGCTGGCATTACACTAACCTGAAAGACTACCCAGAAG AGTACCTTCAGGCGGTGCAGGCGACATCAGTGCTGGCATGCATCTTCGCCATCCTGgccctgtttgtttttgtggctcAGCTCTTCACGCTGCCCAAAGGCCAGCGCTTCACCTTCACCGGCGTTTTACAGTTGCTCGCTT GTCTGTGTATAATGATAGCTGCCTCAATCTACACCGCCGAGTTCCACGTCGTGGAAAATGGCGCATACGGGCACTCCTACATCCTGGCCTGGATCTCATTTGTCCTCACACTGCTCTTAGCCATCACCTATCTCGTCCTAAGGAAAAAGAGCGAATGA
- the LOC144021215 gene encoding uncharacterized protein LOC144021215 translates to MYCDEKRENYILFVFLGTIYLFHLCGSVPPTPRGSRISAHEAHDESSLTEQGEAKQDVPKRNLDELLLQGSKMHESIKSAYNKFWSQAEASHEDSSKSKPNEPVPEKSLPWIWTKGKAIRSQSLSDIEDGFQSDFTGFSGVPGKVLVSSSDSVPHASEWLAMKPVLLCDQNFMSFTASGQGFSQLLVDKGGASPVSLLHLALYCGYTVRTSWSDIQMMVPYDACYMTQENGSYVLPMLWWGNPLKLSCPVQMPTTASSIPDVLCSPYGMAVHLYQQDNNRPVLGVLVNGGWAPFLSAECAYRIDSQPQELILFVPFFAPCLVDGLKLQLVFDEQEIILSCSFPPPPPSSVPHSPGHPYVPYINPSTPPSSSGQEPIAQFPDTGLPYPQNPQLSSTGLQPDIAPWYSPAGPAEAPLHRFPSPPTAGSSARDQIAQLPGNSHLTYPGSIIASPTFPHVDRPGSQAAIPWFSPVTSPVAPGLSSRDQIAHHPHYHPHMTYPGFLSPTFPHVYPPGSKSASPPHLSQGSGPGTLLHPFQYPKTPIPPPPPAPPTQNQMAQSPDNFHRIYSNFPSLHFGQVYPPASEPAAPQAPHPPTILDYLQIPSYSLKPAPLPPPSSPPEPPSRPHYQLPSNVYGFYNPYEPSFYPGHNLLPPPPFPSYPFPQEPIHFLEEHQQANCHPYSDAPCGAYQYLYPYSYPPYLPIRPPVPQHRTESPASTQKPALGKTSISPPVIPKPKVFCSSNQMLVHLPPGPISGIVVKDAQGNEMSVQDAPKHCGYSAILGKDGKIHFSLRLHTRCHMSVQDNMFSISVIYKTQSGKMEARFYCPATVSSPGQDCSLPRDQWLPCEQGPLSRASCLSMGCCFSKNPPACYYRMDECTVDRHFVFTVPASLTEPPLSPGLLGVANNSTCKPVKVTYDYALFKIPMDGCGAHRMEVGKTLIYMVEVVNTVETISLNYGTITRDSPVRLLVECRFVPGSALTVSYLVKTPTLGPAVQTQGVFGVQLRLAKDAQYTSYYPQHHQPLQMLLGKPLYLEVRMLNSPDPNLKLLVHYCVAYSRSGSSVWVLLYNGCPNPLDPTSQVVLSDPQPSSPHAQTRRFTMSTFQFLPKGEIKDLNEEIDFMCSTEVCSTLNGPCVEGCFGH, encoded by the exons ATGTATTGCGACGAAAAAAGGGAAAACTACATCTTGTTTGTATTTCTAGGAACGATTTACTTGTTCCACCTCTGTGGTTCTGTACCACCAACACCGCGGGGGAGCCGTATTTCCGCCCACGAAGCCCACGACGAGTCATCTTTAACCGAACAGGGAGAGGCCAAACAAGATGTCCCGAAACGGAACCTTGATGAGCTTCTTCTACAGGGAAGTAAAATGCACGAATCTATCAAAAGTGCTTATAATAAGTTTTGGTCTCAAGCTGAAGCATCTCACGAAGACTCCAGTAAATCCAAACCCAATGAACCTGTTCCCGAGAAGAGTTTGCCATGGATTTGGACCAAAGGTAAAGCTATCAGGTCCCAAAGCTTGTCCGACATAGAAGATGGATTTCAAAGTGATTTCACAG GGTTTTCTGGCGTTCCGGGAAAAGTCTTGGTATCATCATCTGACTCGGTTCCACATGCCTCTGAGTGGCTGGCGATGAAGCCCGTGCTGCTGTGTGATCAGAATTTCATGAGCTTCACAGCTTCAGGACAAGGATTCTCACAACTCTTGGTGGACAAAG GGGGAGCCTCTCCCGTGTCTCTGTTGCATCTAGCTCTGTATTGTGGTTACACAGTGAGGACATCATGGAGCGACATTCAGATGATGGTGCCATATGATGCATGCTACATGACCCAGGAG AACGGCAGTTACGTGCTCCCCATGCTTTGGTGGGGCAACCCACTGAAGCTCTCTTGCCCAGTGCAGATGCCTACGACTGCATCGTCAATCCCTGACGTCCTCTGCTCCCCTTACGGCATGGCGGTGCATCTGTACCAGCAAGACAACAACCGACCAGTGCTGGGAGTTCTTG TAAATGGAGGTTGGGCTCCATTTTTGTCTGCCGAGTGTGCATACCGCATTGACTCCCAACCACAGGAGCTTATTCTCTTCGTCCCATTCTTTGCTCCTTGTCTTGTT GATGGACTCAAACTCCAGCTTGTTTTTGATGAGCAAGAAATTATCCTGTCCTGCTCTTTCCCTCCTCCACCACCATCTTCCGTACCTCACTCTCCTGGCCATCCCTATGTACCATACATTAATCCTTCAACTCCCCCCTCATCTTCAGGCCAAGAGCCGATTGCTCAATTTCCTGACACTGGGTTGCCTTACCCACAAAATCCTCAACTCTCCTCTACTGGTCTTCAGCCTGACATTGCACCTTGGTATTCGCCAGCTGGTCCTGCCGAGGCCCCGCTTCATCGTTTTCCCTCCCCGCCAACAGCTGGATCCTCAGCTCGGGATCAGATTGCCCAACTTCCTGGTAATTCACACCTTACTTACCCAGGGTCCATCATAGCATCCCCCACGTTTCCCCATGTCGACCGTCCTGGCTCCCAGGCTGCCATCCCATGGTTTTCTCCAGTCACTTCTCCTGTTGCGCCTGGACTTTCATCCCGGGATCAGATTGCCCATCATCCCCATTATCATCCCCACATGACTTACCCTGGCTTTCTATCACCCACATTTCCCCACGTCTACCCTCCTGGCTCAAAGTCCGCCAGTCCTCCTCATCTCTCCCAAGGCAGTGGACCTGGAACCTTGCTTCATCCATTCCAGTACCCCAAAACTCCTATACCACCTCCTCCCCCTGCACCGCCAACACAGAATCAGATGGCTCAATCTCCAGATAATTTCCATCGCATTTACTCCAATTTCCCGTCGCTTCATTTTGGCCAAGTCTATCCTCCTGCCTCAGAGCCCGCTGCGCCTCAAGCTCCCCACCCACCCACAATTCTGGATTATCTTCAGATACCTTCCTATTCTTTGAAACCAGCACCACTTCCTCCCCCTTCCAGTCCACCAGAACCACCATCAAGACCACATTACCAGCTCCCATCCAATGTATATGGCTTTTACAATCCATATGAACCATCTTTCTACCCAGGTCACAatctcctgcctcctcctccttttcccaGCTATCCTTTTCCCCAAGAACCCATTCACTTCCTTGAGGAACATCAGCAAGCCAACTGTCACCCTTACTCTGACGCACCTTGTGGTGCCTACCAGTACCTGTATCCTTATAGCTATCCACCCTATTTACCAATACGCCCCCCTGTGCCCCAGCATCGGACTGAGTCGCCTGCATCTACACAAAAACCTGCGCTTGGCAAGACTTCAATTAGCCCCCCCGTCATTCCGAAGCCCAAAGTCTTCTGCTCCTCCAATCAGATGCTTGTTCATCTCCCACCTGGTCCGATCTCTGGAATTGTTGTTAAAG ATGCACAAGGGAATGAAATGAGTGTCCAGGATGCTCCAAAGCACTGTGGGTATTCTGCCATTTTAGGAAAAGATGGCAAAATCCATTTTAGCCTTCGGCTACATACGCGCTGTCACATGAGTGTGCAG GATAACATGTTTTCCATAAGTGTCATCTATAAGActcaaagtggcaaaatggaggCTCGGTTTTACTGTCCAGCTACCGTCTCGTCACCTGGACAAG ATTGCAGCCTTCCCAGGGACCAGTGGCTCCCCTGTGAACAAGGTCCGCTATCTCGGGCGTCATGTCTCTCCATGGGTTGCTGCTTCAGCAAGAATCCCCCTGCCTGCTACTACCGCATGGATG AGTGCACTGTTGACCGCCACTTTGTCTTCACTGTGCCCGCATCCCTCACGGAGCCCCCGCTCTCCCCTGGCCTGTTGGGGGTTGCCAACAACTCCACCTGTAAACCAGTGAAAGTGACTTATGACTACGCCTTGTTCAAGATCCCCATGGATGGCTGCGGGGCTCACAGAATG GAAGTTGGGAAAACTTTGATCTATATGGTGGAAGTCGTCAACACAGTTGAAACTATCAGCCTCAATTATGGCACCATCACGAGAGATTCTCCTGTCAG GTTGCTTGTGGAGTGCAGGTTTGTACCAGGCAGTGCTTTAACAGTGAGCTACTTGGTTAAAACTCCCACCCTGGGGCCAGCCGTCCAGACCCAGGGGGTGTTTGGCGTCCAGCTCCGCCTGGCAAAAG ATGCTCAGTACACGAGCTATTACCCGCAGCATCACCAGCCCCTGCAGATGTTGCTGGGGAAACCCCTCTACCTGGAAGTGAGGATGCTCAACTCCCCGGATCCCAATTTGAAGCTGCTGGTGCACTACTGCGTGGCCTACTCGCGCTCTGGAAGTTCAGTGTGGGTGCTGCTTTACAACGG ATGCCCCAATCCTTTGGATCCAACCTCTCAGGTTGTGCTGTCTGATCCTCAACCTTCCTCCCCTCATGCTCAAACACGTCGCTTCACCATGAGCACCTTCCAGTTCCTTCCGAAAGGAGAGATCAAAGACCTGAATGAGGAG ATTGACTTCATGTGTTCGACTGAAGTCTGCTCGACACTTAACGGTCCATGTGTCGAGGGCTGTTTTGGTCATTGA